One genomic window of Clostridioides sp. ES-S-0054-01 includes the following:
- a CDS encoding TetR/AcrR family transcriptional regulator, giving the protein MRVSREMVIQAASDIANKDGLNKVSLKVIAENLGIRTPSLYNHIESLDDLLLEVAHKGMREMNNQMTKVAIGNFGDTAIKCISIAYFNFIIAHPGVYETIQWATWHGNNETLEIFDEYKSLLEKLILSCNLKTKNTGEVLNLIMSVLHGYSTLQLGKSLLNKEEAIKGLIDSIDTVLLGIHKKYD; this is encoded by the coding sequence ATGCGTGTTAGTAGAGAAATGGTTATACAAGCTGCATCAGATATAGCTAATAAAGATGGGCTTAACAAGGTTTCTTTAAAAGTTATTGCAGAAAATCTAGGCATACGTACACCATCTTTGTACAATCATATAGAAAGTCTGGATGACTTATTGCTTGAAGTAGCTCATAAAGGAATGAGAGAGATGAATAATCAGATGACAAAGGTGGCTATTGGCAATTTTGGAGATACAGCTATAAAATGTATAAGTATTGCATATTTTAACTTTATAATTGCTCATCCTGGTGTTTATGAAACTATTCAGTGGGCTACTTGGCATGGAAATAATGAAACATTAGAAATCTTTGATGAATATAAATCCTTATTAGAAAAACTTATTCTTTCTTGTAATCTAAAGACAAAGAATACAGGTGAAGTATTAAACCTAATAATGAGTGTACTTCATGGTTATTCGACTTTGCAACTTGGGAAATCACTTTTGAATAAAGAAGAAGCTATAAAAGGTTTAATTGATTCTATTGATACTGTGTTATTAGGTATTCATAAAAAATACGATTAA
- a CDS encoding alpha/beta hydrolase has protein sequence MEKKYFKIHGVPSILWGNPSSKLYIYIHGQCGNKEEAEDFANIVVPHEWQVLSIDLPEHGERKEEKNSFNPWHVVPELVSIMEYTKCHWNQISLYANSIGAWFSMLSFEKENLEECIFVSPILDMQQLISNMMLWANVSEEQLKHELIIPTSFGHTLSWEYLQYAKQHPITQWNVPTKILYGRYDELTEISVVEKFIEKFNCNLTIMENGKHWFNTPQELNTLYEWLNTLVK, from the coding sequence ATGGAAAAAAAATATTTCAAAATTCATGGAGTTCCTTCAATCCTTTGGGGAAATCCTTCAAGTAAATTATACATTTACATACATGGACAATGTGGTAATAAAGAGGAGGCTGAAGATTTTGCTAATATTGTTGTTCCCCATGAATGGCAAGTTTTAAGTATTGATTTACCTGAACATGGAGAACGTAAAGAAGAAAAAAATTCATTTAATCCATGGCATGTTGTCCCAGAACTAGTATCAATTATGGAATATACAAAGTGCCACTGGAATCAAATTTCGTTATATGCAAATAGTATTGGAGCATGGTTTAGTATGTTGAGTTTTGAAAAAGAGAACTTAGAGGAGTGTATTTTTGTATCTCCAATTCTTGATATGCAACAGCTTATTTCAAATATGATGCTTTGGGCAAATGTATCAGAAGAGCAACTTAAACATGAACTAATTATCCCAACTTCATTTGGGCATACTCTTTCATGGGAATATCTACAATATGCAAAACAACATCCTATCACTCAATGGAATGTACCAACAAAAATATTATATGGTAGGTATGATGAACTTACTGAAATCAGCGTTGTAGAGAAATTTATAGAAAAGTTTAATTGCAACCTTACTATTATGGAAAATGGTAAACATTGGTTTAACACACCACAAGAATTAAATACATTATATGAATGGCTAAATACTTTAGTTAAATAA
- a CDS encoding N-acetyl-gamma-glutamyl-phosphate reductase, with protein sequence MSKIKVGVIGATGYVGAELIRLLINHDKVEVTAIGSNSYVGKDIVEIYPSIGYKNSMICIENEKVIDMCDVVFTALPHGVSEKFAIKAIESKKKVIDLGADFRIKDEEIYSKWYGVSFIDKILHKKAVYGLSEIYKDDIKDADIIANPGCYPTSISLPLMPLLSSKLIKNNNIIIDSKSGLTGAGRELSISSHFTEVNENITAYKIGKHRHTPEIEQNLSESCKEKVNVVFTPNLIPVNRGILSTIYCTKEDNISINDIHGKLTDYYEFKEFIEVLPLDNVASLKNVRFSNKCVISLHENGDTLIICSAIDNMIKGAAGQAIQNMNIMFGIDENTGLKNISPSF encoded by the coding sequence ATGAGTAAAATAAAAGTTGGAGTTATTGGTGCAACTGGATATGTTGGAGCAGAACTGATTAGATTATTAATAAATCATGATAAAGTCGAAGTGACAGCAATAGGTTCAAATTCGTATGTGGGAAAAGATATAGTTGAGATATATCCAAGTATAGGATATAAAAATAGCATGATATGTATAGAAAATGAAAAAGTTATTGATATGTGTGATGTTGTGTTTACTGCTCTTCCACATGGAGTTAGTGAAAAGTTCGCAATAAAAGCAATTGAATCAAAAAAGAAAGTTATAGATTTAGGTGCTGATTTTAGGATAAAAGATGAAGAAATATATAGTAAATGGTATGGAGTATCTTTTATAGATAAAATCTTACATAAAAAAGCTGTATATGGATTAAGTGAAATATACAAAGATGATATAAAAGACGCAGATATAATTGCAAATCCTGGATGTTATCCAACTAGTATTTCTTTACCATTGATGCCATTATTAAGTTCTAAATTGATAAAAAACAATAATATAATAATTGATTCTAAATCCGGTCTTACGGGAGCTGGTAGAGAATTATCAATTAGTAGTCACTTTACTGAGGTTAATGAAAATATAACTGCATATAAAATAGGGAAACACAGACATACTCCAGAAATAGAACAAAATTTAAGTGAATCCTGTAAAGAAAAAGTAAATGTAGTTTTTACACCAAATCTAATTCCAGTAAATAGGGGAATACTATCAACTATATATTGCACAAAAGAAGATAATATTTCTATAAATGACATACATGGGAAATTAACTGATTATTATGAATTTAAAGAATTTATAGAAGTTCTACCTTTAGACAATGTAGCCTCTTTAAAGAATGTTAGGTTCTCAAATAAATGTGTAATATCATTGCATGAAAATGGAGATACATTGATAATCTGTTCAGCTATAGACAATATGATTAAGGGAGCAGCAGGACAAGCTATACAAAACATGAATATAATGTTTGGTATTGATGAAAATACAGGTTTAAAAAATATTTCACCATCATTTTAG
- a CDS encoding GNAT family N-acetyltransferase, with amino-acid sequence MFKEYLIRELKEDDIKNALDLIWNVFEEFESPDYCNEGIKTFHKFIEYNSIIEKVKEKSLLFWGCFDCEKLIGTLAIRDLNHICMLFVDKNYHKRGIAKKLMATGMEYCTFNKTDLTEITVNSSPYAVEIYHKLGFKDTAVEQIADGIRFTPMKLLI; translated from the coding sequence ATGTTTAAAGAATACTTAATAAGAGAATTAAAAGAAGATGATATTAAAAATGCATTAGACTTAATCTGGAACGTGTTTGAAGAATTTGAATCTCCAGATTATTGTAATGAAGGAATTAAGACATTTCATAAATTTATAGAATATAACTCTATTATTGAAAAAGTCAAAGAAAAATCACTCTTATTTTGGGGTTGTTTTGATTGTGAAAAGTTAATTGGAACCTTAGCCATTAGAGACTTAAATCATATATGTATGTTATTTGTAGATAAAAACTATCATAAACGTGGTATTGCAAAAAAACTGATGGCTACAGGTATGGAATATTGTACTTTTAATAAAACTGATTTAACTGAAATAACTGTGAATTCATCACCTTATGCTGTTGAAATTTATCACAAATTAGGATTTAAAGATACTGCTGTTGAGCAAATTGCTGATGGTATACGTTTTACACCTATGAAATTGTTAATATAA
- a CDS encoding class I SAM-dependent methyltransferase: MAYAKYLTKITDINKFYLENIINEGDIVIDATMGNGHDTRYLAEKVGEEGFVYAFDIQEEAIKSTRKKLEKEGYTDRVKLIFDGHENMNKYIKEKVSCVLFNLGYLPRAKHSIITKPDTTLKAIKLSLEMLKENGVISIAIYTGHDGGQEEKDCIYNLVNNLNQDEFNVLESKFLNQVNNPPQLILIEKKKSQ; encoded by the coding sequence ATGGCATATGCAAAATATTTAACTAAAATTACAGATATAAATAAATTTTATTTAGAAAATATTATAAATGAAGGTGATATAGTAATTGATGCTACTATGGGAAATGGGCATGACACAAGGTATTTAGCTGAAAAGGTTGGGGAAGAAGGCTTTGTATATGCTTTTGATATACAAGAGGAAGCGATAAAGTCTACAAGAAAGAAATTAGAGAAAGAAGGATATACAGACAGAGTAAAATTGATATTTGATGGGCATGAAAATATGAATAAATATATAAAAGAAAAAGTTTCATGTGTTTTATTTAACTTGGGGTATCTCCCAAGAGCAAAACATTCAATTATAACCAAACCAGATACAACTTTAAAGGCTATAAAATTGAGTTTAGAAATGTTAAAAGAAAATGGAGTAATAAGCATTGCCATATATACAGGGCATGATGGAGGTCAAGAGGAAAAAGATTGTATATATAACCTTGTCAATAATTTAAATCAAGATGAATTTAATGTTTTAGAATCCAAGTTTTTAAATCAAGTCAATAACCCACCACAATTGATTTTAATTGAAAAGAAAAAATCACAATAA
- a CDS encoding MurR/RpiR family transcriptional regulator: MEETNEMKDSKHLISNIQSQYTRLSKGQKLIAQYILNNYDKVAFMTACKLGETVGVSESTVVRFANALGYSGYPKLQAALQELIKNKLTTVQRVEMANDYSDDFAILNKVLKSDIDNIRSTLEEIDERAFKEASNKLLKARKIYILGMRSSFVVAQYLGFYLDIILDNVHIIRMDMGDAFEQIVRINEEDVIVAISFPRYSKKSYQIVNYAKEKGAHVISLTDSLFAPVASLADNTLLVKSNMASFVDSLVPALSISNALAISVGMKEKEDIKQHFDDLEQIWKKYSVYE, translated from the coding sequence ATGGAAGAAACAAATGAAATGAAGGACAGTAAACATTTGATATCAAATATACAATCTCAATATACGAGATTGAGTAAAGGACAAAAACTTATAGCGCAATATATTTTAAATAATTATGATAAAGTTGCATTTATGACTGCATGCAAATTGGGTGAAACTGTAGGAGTAAGTGAATCTACAGTTGTAAGATTTGCAAATGCCTTAGGTTATAGTGGATATCCTAAATTACAAGCTGCACTTCAAGAACTCATAAAAAATAAACTAACTACAGTACAAAGAGTTGAAATGGCAAATGATTATTCAGATGATTTCGCAATATTGAACAAAGTTTTAAAGAGTGATATAGATAATATAAGATCTACATTAGAAGAAATTGACGAAAGAGCATTTAAAGAAGCTTCTAATAAACTTTTAAAAGCGAGAAAAATATATATACTTGGAATGAGAAGTTCTTTTGTAGTAGCTCAATATTTAGGTTTCTACTTAGATATAATACTTGACAATGTTCATATAATTAGAATGGATATGGGAGATGCTTTTGAGCAGATTGTAAGAATAAATGAAGAAGATGTTATAGTTGCGATTAGTTTCCCTCGTTATTCGAAGAAATCTTATCAAATTGTCAATTATGCCAAGGAAAAAGGAGCTCATGTAATATCATTAACAGATAGCTTATTTGCACCAGTAGCATCACTTGCAGATAATACTCTTTTAGTTAAAAGTAATATGGCTTCGTTTGTAGATTCTCTAGTTCCAGCTCTTAGTATTTCAAATGCTCTTGCTATATCTGTTGGGATGAAGGAAAAAGAAGATATTAAACAACACTTTGATGATTTAGAGCAAATTTGGAAAAAATATTCTGTGTATGAGTAA
- the argJ gene encoding bifunctional glutamate N-acetyltransferase/amino-acid acetyltransferase ArgJ, which produces MEIIKGGVTVSEGFFASGIHCGLRKNKEKRDLALVYSDVLCDAAAVVTQNKVKGNPVYVTQEHIKNGKAQAIIVNSANANTFNGKEGLINAYKMAKFTSDKLNIKENDVLVASTGVIGKPLNIDVIEENMDELVNSLSKQGHIGAREAIMTTDIIKKEIAVAIMYGDKKITIGGMAKGSGMIHPNMATTLGFITTDANIDGVLLKEALKIAVDKSFNRVSVDGDTSTNDMVMILANGKAKNDRINKKDEHYQVFLSALTYVCIELAKLVAKDGEGCTKLIECYINGALSEEHAVKLAKTVISSSLVKTAVFGADANWGRILCALGYAGEEIDMEKVDIIFESMKGYIEVCKNGNGLDFNEEKAKKILEDDEISILVDLNMGNSRGNAWGCDLSYDYVRINGSYRN; this is translated from the coding sequence ATGGAAATTATAAAGGGTGGAGTTACAGTTTCAGAAGGATTTTTTGCTTCAGGAATTCACTGTGGCTTGAGAAAAAATAAAGAAAAAAGAGACTTAGCTTTGGTTTATTCAGATGTCTTATGTGATGCAGCGGCAGTAGTTACTCAAAATAAAGTAAAGGGAAATCCTGTTTATGTTACACAGGAACACATTAAAAATGGAAAAGCACAAGCTATTATAGTAAATAGTGCTAATGCTAACACATTTAATGGAAAAGAAGGACTTATAAATGCTTATAAAATGGCTAAATTCACCAGTGATAAATTAAATATTAAAGAAAATGATGTTTTAGTTGCATCTACAGGTGTTATAGGAAAGCCATTAAATATAGATGTAATAGAAGAAAATATGGATGAGTTAGTGAACAGTCTAAGTAAACAAGGCCATATCGGAGCAAGAGAAGCGATTATGACAACTGATATTATAAAAAAAGAAATAGCAGTAGCAATAATGTATGGAGATAAAAAAATAACTATTGGAGGTATGGCAAAAGGTTCTGGTATGATACATCCGAATATGGCAACAACTTTAGGATTTATAACTACAGATGCAAATATTGATGGAGTTTTGTTAAAAGAAGCTTTAAAAATTGCTGTCGATAAAAGTTTTAATAGAGTTAGCGTAGATGGAGATACAAGTACTAATGATATGGTAATGATTCTAGCAAATGGAAAAGCAAAAAACGATAGAATAAACAAAAAAGATGAGCATTATCAAGTATTCTTGAGTGCACTTACATATGTTTGTATAGAGCTTGCTAAACTTGTTGCAAAGGATGGAGAAGGATGTACAAAATTAATTGAATGTTATATAAATGGAGCATTAAGTGAAGAACATGCAGTAAAATTAGCAAAAACAGTAATATCTTCTTCACTAGTAAAGACAGCTGTATTTGGAGCTGATGCGAATTGGGGCAGAATATTGTGCGCTTTAGGTTATGCAGGTGAAGAAATAGACATGGAAAAAGTAGATATTATTTTTGAGAGCATGAAGGGATATATTGAAGTATGCAAAAATGGAAATGGATTAGATTTTAATGAAGAAAAAGCAAAAAAAATTCTTGAAGATGACGAAATAAGTATATTAGTAGATTTAAATATGGGGAATTCTAGGGGAAATGCATGGGGATGTGATTTAAGCTATGATTATGTAAGAATAAATGGAAGTTATAGAAATTAG